In Thauera sp. JM12B12, one DNA window encodes the following:
- a CDS encoding CDC27 family protein, with protein MYWKRKLLLVVMGFVALVMAPLPVFAQDLGLCGSLNNSFGPFDYRYKSSVRTELGDAHKMVEGAHFTADVEQLIRGKSMALPGGDIDYTLRAFPNHHRALLSMSRLALRAKSDQPPDMRYTATCWFERAMRFAPDDGMVRMLYGQYLLKVGKQLEAIEHLEAAEKLTEGSANLHYNLGLAFIEVKRYDDARRHARKAYALGFPLAGLRERLKRLGQWKD; from the coding sequence ATGTACTGGAAGAGAAAGTTGTTGCTTGTGGTAATGGGTTTTGTGGCGCTCGTCATGGCTCCGTTACCTGTCTTTGCGCAGGATCTGGGGCTTTGTGGGTCGTTGAACAATAGTTTCGGCCCGTTCGACTACCGCTACAAATCGTCGGTGCGCACAGAGCTTGGCGATGCGCACAAGATGGTCGAAGGGGCTCACTTTACAGCGGATGTCGAGCAACTCATCCGCGGGAAGTCGATGGCGCTTCCGGGTGGGGATATCGACTACACGCTTCGTGCCTTCCCGAATCACCATCGCGCCTTGCTCTCGATGTCGCGACTGGCATTGAGAGCAAAATCCGACCAGCCCCCCGATATGCGGTACACCGCGACATGCTGGTTCGAGCGGGCGATGCGGTTTGCCCCGGATGACGGCATGGTGAGAATGCTTTATGGGCAGTATCTGCTGAAGGTGGGTAAGCAGCTCGAGGCTATCGAGCACCTGGAGGCGGCGGAGAAGCTTACTGAGGGCTCGGCGAACCTGCACTACAACCTTGGCTTGGCGTTCATCGAGGTGAAGCGCTACGACGATGCGCGACGGCATGCCCGCAAGGCCTATGCGCTTGGCTTTCCCCTGGCCGGCTTGCGTGAGCGGCTGAAGCGGCTCGGGCAGTGGAAGGACTAA
- a CDS encoding phosphopantetheine-binding protein: protein MDIERELLGLIDEVLSLGGRAMAFERDTPLLGAVPELDSMAVVGLINMMEEHFGFIVEDDEIDGSAFATVGTLTEFVQGKLA from the coding sequence TTGGATATCGAGCGTGAGTTGCTGGGGTTGATTGATGAGGTGCTCAGCTTGGGAGGGCGGGCGATGGCGTTCGAGCGCGATACGCCGCTGCTGGGTGCCGTACCCGAGTTGGACTCCATGGCGGTTGTTGGGCTGATCAACATGATGGAGGAGCACTTCGGCTTCATCGTCGAGGATGACGAGATCGATGGCTCGGCCTTTGCGACCGTGGGGACCCTGACGGAATTCGTGCAAGGGAAGCTCGCCTGA
- a CDS encoding hydrolase 2, exosortase A system-associated: protein MAALRREAFILPGSGGGRFCVVTRPDGEPKGQLLLAPPFAEELNKSRRMLALAAEAFAERGWLVLRIDLFGCGDSAGDFGDAGWGDWLDDLELAHDWLAANAGAPIGVWSLRAGGLLVSDWLARSGRSLPWLAWQPVTNGKQHLQQFLRLKGVSEMLNEADVKETMSTLRAQIAAGQPVEVAGYTLSPALVAGMDAASLSLPPGYAAPVSILELSGQSEPSSSPAVRMLVERTKASGVSVDSAAIQGVSFWQTQEIEVSQPLIDASCAVLGRWAHAH, encoded by the coding sequence ATGGCGGCTCTTCGCCGTGAGGCCTTCATCCTGCCTGGCAGCGGAGGGGGCCGCTTCTGCGTGGTTACCCGGCCGGACGGCGAGCCCAAGGGGCAGTTGCTATTGGCTCCGCCGTTTGCGGAAGAACTCAACAAGTCGCGCCGGATGCTCGCGCTTGCGGCAGAGGCCTTTGCCGAACGCGGCTGGTTGGTGTTGCGTATTGATCTTTTTGGTTGTGGCGACAGTGCGGGTGATTTTGGTGACGCAGGCTGGGGCGACTGGCTTGACGACCTGGAGCTGGCGCATGACTGGCTCGCCGCGAACGCTGGTGCGCCGATTGGGGTGTGGAGTCTGCGGGCGGGCGGTTTGCTGGTCTCGGACTGGTTGGCTCGCTCGGGTCGGTCGTTGCCGTGGCTGGCGTGGCAGCCTGTGACCAATGGCAAGCAGCACCTCCAGCAGTTTCTCCGCTTGAAGGGTGTGAGCGAGATGCTCAATGAGGCTGACGTTAAAGAGACGATGTCGACCCTTCGTGCGCAAATCGCAGCGGGACAGCCGGTCGAGGTCGCCGGCTACACACTTTCTCCGGCGCTTGTTGCGGGCATGGATGCGGCGTCGTTGAGCCTGCCGCCCGGTTACGCGGCGCCGGTCAGCATCCTGGAGCTTTCGGGTCAGAGCGAGCCATCGTCCTCGCCTGCAGTTCGCATGCTTGTCGAGCGTACGAAAGCGTCGGGTGTCTCTGTTGATTCTGCTGCAATCCAGGGAGTCTCGTTCTGGCAGACGCAGGAGATCGAGGTTTCACAGCCGCTGATCGATGCGTCGTGTGCGGTGCTGGGCAGGTGGGCGCATGCACACTGA
- a CDS encoding hydrolase 1, exosortase A system-associated, which translates to MHTERALVFDCRGETLVGVVSVPAHADAVAAHTGVLIVVGGPQYRVGSHRQFVMLARFLADNGVPCMRFDYRGMGDASGEARDFEAVSDDIEAAIAAFSREVPGLRRVVLWGLCDGASAICLSLGGNPLVAGAVLLNPWVRTAETQARTMLKHYYLQRLLDLRFWRKLLGGGVNLRGALGGVKEAAGAAAGAGSVPSDREGPVPKRMLRGLQRCDLPVVVFLSGRDYVAREFEQCVVGDAEWGAFMASGRCRVQHFAEADHTFSAVAHSEGVARATLEWICSLG; encoded by the coding sequence ATGCACACTGAACGCGCGCTGGTGTTCGACTGCCGGGGTGAGACGCTGGTCGGCGTGGTTTCTGTCCCGGCGCACGCAGATGCTGTGGCTGCCCATACCGGCGTGCTGATCGTGGTTGGTGGGCCGCAGTATCGGGTGGGGAGCCATCGCCAGTTCGTGATGCTGGCGCGCTTTCTTGCCGACAATGGCGTGCCCTGCATGCGCTTCGACTATCGAGGCATGGGGGACGCGAGCGGCGAGGCGCGTGATTTCGAGGCGGTGTCGGATGACATCGAGGCGGCGATCGCGGCATTTTCCCGCGAAGTGCCCGGGCTGAGGCGCGTCGTGCTATGGGGCTTGTGCGACGGCGCGAGTGCGATCTGCCTGAGCCTTGGTGGCAACCCACTGGTGGCGGGCGCCGTGCTGCTGAATCCGTGGGTGCGAACGGCCGAAACCCAGGCGCGCACCATGCTCAAGCACTATTACCTGCAGCGGCTGCTGGATCTGCGCTTCTGGCGCAAGCTGCTTGGCGGTGGCGTGAATTTGCGCGGCGCGCTGGGTGGGGTTAAAGAGGCCGCCGGCGCGGCGGCAGGTGCAGGCAGTGTGCCGTCTGATCGGGAGGGGCCGGTGCCGAAGCGCATGCTGCGTGGGCTTCAGCGTTGCGACTTGCCTGTCGTGGTGTTTCTGAGTGGTCGTGACTACGTTGCGCGCGAGTTCGAGCAGTGTGTTGTCGGGGATGCGGAGTGGGGGGCGTTCATGGCTTCCGGACGCTGCCGGGTGCAGCACTTTGCAGAAGCGGATCACACGTTTTCTGCGGTGGCGCATAGCGAGGGCGTGGCTAGGGCTACGTTGGAGTGGATTTGTTCTCTTGGCTGA
- a CDS encoding UDP-glucose/GDP-mannose dehydrogenase family protein, whose protein sequence is MKLTIFGTGYVGLVTGACLAEVGHTVVCMDVDQGKIDKLKAGVIPIWEPGLEPIVTRNVAEGRLRFTTDVEEAVKHAEVQFIAVGTPPDEDGSADLQYVLAVAESIARHMPRYRVIVNKSTVPVGTADKVQAKIEQILAERGEAIPFDVVSNPEFLKEGAAVGDFLKPDRIIIGTRSARAQERMRELYEPFNRNHERTQFMDVKSAELTKYAANAMLATKISFMNELANMAEILGADIEEVRKGIGADPRIGYHFIYPGCGYGGSCFPKDVQALGRTADQIGYDAPLLKAVEAVNNRQKTTLFTKLARHFGGAEALRGKTIAVWGLAFKPNTDDMREAPSRTLIEALWEAGAKVQAFDPVAMDETRRIYGDRSDLALCGNKYSALEGADALVICTEWQQFRAPDFEEMESLLKGKVIVDGRNLYSPIRLQGDGWQYFGVGRGQS, encoded by the coding sequence ATGAAACTCACTATTTTCGGCACCGGCTACGTTGGCCTCGTCACCGGCGCCTGCCTCGCAGAAGTCGGCCACACCGTGGTCTGCATGGACGTCGACCAGGGCAAGATCGACAAGCTCAAGGCCGGCGTCATCCCCATCTGGGAGCCCGGCCTCGAACCCATCGTCACCCGCAACGTCGCCGAAGGCCGGCTGCGCTTCACCACTGATGTGGAAGAAGCCGTCAAGCACGCCGAAGTGCAGTTCATCGCCGTCGGCACCCCGCCCGACGAAGACGGCTCGGCCGACCTGCAGTACGTGCTCGCCGTGGCCGAGAGCATCGCCCGCCACATGCCGCGCTACCGCGTCATCGTCAATAAATCCACCGTCCCCGTCGGAACCGCCGACAAGGTCCAGGCCAAGATCGAGCAGATCCTCGCCGAGCGCGGCGAAGCGATCCCATTCGATGTCGTCTCCAACCCTGAATTCCTCAAGGAAGGCGCTGCCGTGGGCGACTTCCTCAAGCCCGACCGCATCATCATCGGCACCCGCTCGGCACGCGCGCAGGAGCGCATGCGCGAGCTCTACGAGCCCTTCAACCGCAACCACGAACGCACCCAGTTCATGGACGTGAAGAGCGCCGAGCTCACCAAGTACGCGGCCAACGCCATGCTCGCCACCAAGATCAGCTTCATGAACGAGCTCGCCAACATGGCCGAGATCCTCGGTGCCGACATCGAGGAGGTACGCAAAGGCATCGGCGCCGACCCGCGCATCGGCTACCACTTCATCTACCCCGGCTGCGGTTACGGCGGGTCATGCTTCCCCAAGGACGTCCAGGCCCTGGGCCGCACCGCCGACCAGATCGGCTACGACGCCCCGCTGCTCAAGGCCGTCGAAGCGGTCAACAACCGCCAGAAGACCACCCTCTTCACCAAACTCGCCCGCCACTTCGGCGGCGCCGAAGCGCTACGCGGCAAGACCATCGCCGTCTGGGGCCTGGCCTTCAAGCCCAACACCGACGACATGCGCGAGGCCCCCAGCCGAACACTCATCGAAGCGCTATGGGAAGCGGGCGCAAAGGTGCAGGCCTTCGATCCGGTGGCGATGGACGAGACGCGGCGCATCTACGGAGATCGGTCCGACCTGGCCCTGTGCGGCAACAAGTACAGCGCGCTGGAAGGCGCGGACGCGCTGGTGATCTGCACGGAGTGGCAGCAGTTCCGCGCGCCGGATTTCGAGGAGATGGAAAGCCTGCTCAAGGGGAAGGTGATTGTGGACGGGCGGAACCTCTACAGCCCCATCCGTTTGCAAGGCGACGGCTGGCAGTACTTTGGCGTCGGCCGTGGCCAGAGCTGA
- a CDS encoding HigA family addiction module antitoxin yields the protein MANQESTGVALRRSAVSESNIASKPSLLRAAQRDTIRHDQILSAQRPPQLADDLRVCRRQCLRSGLRGLPLMAMHNPPHPGEFITEIYLAPHGVSGRELASRLDVAPSTLSRVLKGNSRVTPDMALRLSKALGRSPESWLAMQDAHDLWLARQSTDLARVSKLELAAA from the coding sequence ATGGCGAATCAAGAGTCAACGGGGGTCGCACTCCGGCGATCTGCCGTCAGTGAAAGTAATATCGCCAGCAAACCAAGTTTGTTGCGCGCTGCGCAACGCGATACGATACGCCATGATCAAATCCTTTCGGCACAAAGGCCTCCGCAACTGGCGGATGACCTTCGAGTTTGTCGACGGCAATGCTTACGTTCTGGACTACGAGGACTACCACTGATGGCCATGCATAATCCCCCCCACCCCGGCGAATTCATCACCGAGATCTATCTCGCGCCTCACGGCGTCAGTGGTCGTGAATTGGCCAGCCGCCTGGATGTCGCACCATCGACCTTGAGCCGCGTACTCAAAGGAAACAGCCGCGTCACGCCCGACATGGCCTTGCGGCTATCGAAAGCGCTGGGACGCAGCCCCGAGAGCTGGCTGGCCATGCAGGACGCGCACGATCTCTGGCTTGCGCGCCAGAGCACCGATCTTGCCCGGGTGAGCAAGCTGGAACTGGCCGCAGCCTGA
- a CDS encoding PEP-CTERM sorting domain-containing protein has translation MKKAHFVRQGLKPLLLSASLLTSASAFAITYGGVDFPGGAISFADAVVSYDPALGGGAVPTAPYQDATQALGTPNFTSVGAISYVSLGAGGQLVLRFTNNSLTGSGSSALDLWIFEIGPDVEDTTVDISKDGSTWFSVGAVGGSTSGIDIDAYGFGTSDFFSFVRLTDVKGEGATSGTTVGADIDAVGAISSAPPVVIDVPEPGMLALLGIGLAGVGLGRRRRAS, from the coding sequence TACAAGCGCATCAGCGTTCGCCATTACCTATGGCGGCGTCGACTTTCCAGGTGGCGCCATCTCCTTTGCCGACGCAGTCGTCTCTTACGACCCTGCCCTCGGCGGCGGCGCTGTGCCCACCGCGCCTTACCAGGACGCAACCCAAGCGCTGGGCACACCGAATTTCACATCGGTAGGCGCCATCTCCTATGTCAGCCTTGGGGCCGGCGGACAACTCGTTCTGCGCTTCACCAACAACTCGCTGACCGGCAGCGGCTCATCCGCCCTCGATTTGTGGATTTTCGAGATCGGCCCGGACGTCGAGGACACCACGGTCGACATCAGCAAGGATGGAAGCACCTGGTTCAGCGTCGGCGCCGTTGGTGGCTCCACCTCCGGGATCGATATCGACGCTTACGGCTTCGGCACGTCCGATTTCTTCTCTTTCGTCCGCCTGACGGATGTCAAGGGCGAGGGTGCAACCTCCGGGACAACGGTCGGAGCGGACATCGACGCCGTCGGTGCAATATCGTCCGCCCCCCCGGTCGTGATCGACGTACCCGAACCGGGCATGCTCGCGCTCCTCGGCATCGGTCTCGCCGGCGTTGGCCTTGGCCGGCGCCGCAGGGCGAGCTGA